One Rosa chinensis cultivar Old Blush chromosome 5, RchiOBHm-V2, whole genome shotgun sequence genomic region harbors:
- the LOC112167976 gene encoding uncharacterized protein LOC112167976 isoform X1 — MFSFTIIIVAVLIFWLSGCAVAVYNINNSFLHVFYSMSKSTFGRFTYGTETILLPLSSSTTYENLCAKISSRFRNLKDGQFVFRYALNDCPNCYLECDDDILIMLDIFQLLNFPFIDIHVLNVGACSKMCVDKQEIAATVDTAIVNIPELVDEDHASSDDSNLEDDNNMIIGNFVSNKSKRKYMSSDWNDNIYKIGQVFIGGAVEFRDKLCKFAVEKGFEFNYVKNDKCRVSATCAKKDSDGCEWYVYASLNKASGYFHIIKLVNNHFCVGVVRHQNHKRLGSKVISTIMADKVRSDPLIKPKDIVKHFKHDYGFDIPYHMAYRGKEAANKMLHGSEAFGYSLLPWYIDTLKRTNPGSYCILDSLDNRFRRLFISYGACINGFKYCRPMLFLDGTFIKNKYKGMLLGACAKTGNKDVFPFAFAIVDAESKENWRWFLEHLAIILASDYRTIVFMTDRGAGLLDGVKEVFPNAPHSYCIKHLKDNLNGRYPSSYGSTFKEHIVRLFTQAAYARTLDIFNEKLEEFRKQSRGQGQSFLANLPPENYAIACFPAKRYGEMSNSLAESFNNMVKDERCMPLPQLLEGIRVRVMEIFCERKVQSSTWRSVLCPKLEKKLSKRIETGRNWRVSQSTNDIFEVCTEDSNVMVNLVERECSCAWWQFRCFPCSHAVQVMQKANRIPYRYIEDYWKTSFYRSAHDLPIFPVPDLDKPNPSSFGDSALQPPKTRKPPGRPRTRRIKSFGEESRPVKCTRCDQLGHHNRRSCNVAI, encoded by the exons ATGTTTAGTTTTACTATTATCATAGTAGCTGTTCTAATATTTTGGCTTTCAGGTTGTGCAGTAGCAGTATATAACATTAATAATAGTTTTCTACATGTGTTTTATAGTATGTCAAAGTCAACATTTGGAAGATTTACATATGGGACAGAGACTATTCTTTTACCGTTGTCATCAAGCACCAcgtatgaaaatttgtgtgcCAAAATTTCCTCAAGGTTTCGAAACCTCAAGGATGGTCAATTTGTTTTTAGATATGCACTTAACGATTGCCCCAATTGCTACTTAGAGTGTGACGATGATATTTTGATCATGTTGGATATCTTCCAACTGCTAAATTTTCCCTTTATAGATATACATGTTCTTAATGTTGGAGCTTGTTCCAAGATGTGTGTCGATAAACAGGAAATTGCTGCTACTGTGGATACTGCTATTGTTAATATCCCTGAACTTGTTGATGAAGATCATGCTAGTAGTGATGATTCAAACCTTGAGGATGACAACAACATGATAATTGGAAATTTTGTGAGCAACAAGTCTAAAAGGAAGTATATGTCTAGTGATTGGAATGACAATATATATAAGATTGGTCAAGTTTTCATTGGTGGTGCCGTCGAATTTCGGGATAAGTTGTGCAAGTTTGCAGTTGAGAAGGGGTTTGAGTTTAACTATGTTAAGAATGACAAGTGCCGTGTTAGTGCTACTTGTGCCAAGAAAGATTCCGATGGGTGTGAATGGTATGTTTATGCTTCCTTAAACAAGGCTAGTGGTTATTTCCATATAATAAAGTTGGTGAATAATCATTTTTGTGTTGGTGTTGTCCGGCATCAAAATCATAAGAGGTTAGGATCCAAAGTTATTTCCACTATTATGGCTGATAAAGTCAGATCCGATCCTTTAATTAAGCCCAAGGATATTGTCAAGCATTTCAAGCATGATTATGGGTTTGATATTCCTTATCACATGGCATATAGGGGCAAAGAGGCTGCTAATAAGATGTTACATGGTAGTGAAGCATTTGGGTATTCTCTATTGCCTTGGTATATTGACACATTAAAGAGAACTAACCCCGGTTCATATTGCATTCTTGACTCTCTTGATAATCGTTTTCGTCGATTGTTTATATCTTATGGGGCTTGCATAAACGGCTTCAAATATTGTCGACCTATGTTGTTCCTTGATGGGACTTTtattaaaaacaagtataagggGATGCTATTGGGTGCTTGTGCTAAAACAGGGAACAAAG ATGTTTTCCCATTTGCCTTTGCCATTGTTGATGCTGAAAGTAAAGAGAATTGGAGGTGGTTCCTTGAACATTTGGCAATAATCTTGGCGAGCGACTACCGGACTATTGTATTCATGACAGACCGTGGAGCTGGTCTTTTGGATGGTGTGAAAGAGGTGTTTCCAAATGCGCCTCACTCCTACTGTATCAAGCATCTAAAGGACAATTTGAATGGCAGGTATCCAAGTTCCTATGGTTCTACTTTTAAGGAACACATTGTGAGATTGTTTACACAAGCTGCATATGCTAGGACTTTAGATATCTTCAATGAAAAGTTGGAAGAATTTAGGAAGCAAAGTCGTGGGCAGGGTCAGTCCTTTCTTGCTAACTTGCCACCCGAAAACTATGCTATTGCTTGCTTCCCTGCTAAAAGATATGGCGAAATGAGTAATTCTTTGGCAGAGAGCTTCAACAACATGGTCAAGGATGAGAGATGCATGCCGCTGCCTCAGTTGCTTGAAGGCATTCGTGTGAGAGTTATGGAGATTTTTTGTGAAAGGAAGGTTCAATCTTCTACTTGGAGGAGTGTGCTATGTCCTAAGCTTGAGAAAAAGTTGTCGAAAAGGATAGAAACAGGGAGAAATTGGAGAGTTAGCCAgtctactaatgatatttttgaagttTGTACAGAGGATAGCAATGTCATGGTGAACTTGGTTGAGAGGGAGTGTTCTTGTGCTTGGTGGCAGTTTAGGTGCTTCCCATGTTCTCATGCAGTTCAAGTAATGCAGAAGGCGAACCGTATCCCTTACCGTTACATTGAAGATTACTGGAAGACCTCATTCTATAGAAGTGCTCATGATCTTCCTATTTTTCCAGTCCCGGATCTTGATAAGCCCAATCCTAGTAGTTTTGGTGATTCAGCTTTGCAGCCTCCCAAGACTCGAAAACCTCCCGGAAGACCACGGACAAGGAGGATCAAGTCGTTTGGGGAAGAGTCCAGACCAGTGAAATGCACACGGTGTGATCAACTTGGCCACCACAATCGCAGGTCATGCAATGTGGCGATCTGA
- the LOC112167976 gene encoding uncharacterized protein LOC112167976 isoform X2, whose product MSKSTFGRFTYGTETILLPLSSSTTYENLCAKISSRFRNLKDGQFVFRYALNDCPNCYLECDDDILIMLDIFQLLNFPFIDIHVLNVGACSKMCVDKQEIAATVDTAIVNIPELVDEDHASSDDSNLEDDNNMIIGNFVSNKSKRKYMSSDWNDNIYKIGQVFIGGAVEFRDKLCKFAVEKGFEFNYVKNDKCRVSATCAKKDSDGCEWYVYASLNKASGYFHIIKLVNNHFCVGVVRHQNHKRLGSKVISTIMADKVRSDPLIKPKDIVKHFKHDYGFDIPYHMAYRGKEAANKMLHGSEAFGYSLLPWYIDTLKRTNPGSYCILDSLDNRFRRLFISYGACINGFKYCRPMLFLDGTFIKNKYKGMLLGACAKTGNKDVFPFAFAIVDAESKENWRWFLEHLAIILASDYRTIVFMTDRGAGLLDGVKEVFPNAPHSYCIKHLKDNLNGRYPSSYGSTFKEHIVRLFTQAAYARTLDIFNEKLEEFRKQSRGQGQSFLANLPPENYAIACFPAKRYGEMSNSLAESFNNMVKDERCMPLPQLLEGIRVRVMEIFCERKVQSSTWRSVLCPKLEKKLSKRIETGRNWRVSQSTNDIFEVCTEDSNVMVNLVERECSCAWWQFRCFPCSHAVQVMQKANRIPYRYIEDYWKTSFYRSAHDLPIFPVPDLDKPNPSSFGDSALQPPKTRKPPGRPRTRRIKSFGEESRPVKCTRCDQLGHHNRRSCNVAI is encoded by the exons ATGTCAAAGTCAACATTTGGAAGATTTACATATGGGACAGAGACTATTCTTTTACCGTTGTCATCAAGCACCAcgtatgaaaatttgtgtgcCAAAATTTCCTCAAGGTTTCGAAACCTCAAGGATGGTCAATTTGTTTTTAGATATGCACTTAACGATTGCCCCAATTGCTACTTAGAGTGTGACGATGATATTTTGATCATGTTGGATATCTTCCAACTGCTAAATTTTCCCTTTATAGATATACATGTTCTTAATGTTGGAGCTTGTTCCAAGATGTGTGTCGATAAACAGGAAATTGCTGCTACTGTGGATACTGCTATTGTTAATATCCCTGAACTTGTTGATGAAGATCATGCTAGTAGTGATGATTCAAACCTTGAGGATGACAACAACATGATAATTGGAAATTTTGTGAGCAACAAGTCTAAAAGGAAGTATATGTCTAGTGATTGGAATGACAATATATATAAGATTGGTCAAGTTTTCATTGGTGGTGCCGTCGAATTTCGGGATAAGTTGTGCAAGTTTGCAGTTGAGAAGGGGTTTGAGTTTAACTATGTTAAGAATGACAAGTGCCGTGTTAGTGCTACTTGTGCCAAGAAAGATTCCGATGGGTGTGAATGGTATGTTTATGCTTCCTTAAACAAGGCTAGTGGTTATTTCCATATAATAAAGTTGGTGAATAATCATTTTTGTGTTGGTGTTGTCCGGCATCAAAATCATAAGAGGTTAGGATCCAAAGTTATTTCCACTATTATGGCTGATAAAGTCAGATCCGATCCTTTAATTAAGCCCAAGGATATTGTCAAGCATTTCAAGCATGATTATGGGTTTGATATTCCTTATCACATGGCATATAGGGGCAAAGAGGCTGCTAATAAGATGTTACATGGTAGTGAAGCATTTGGGTATTCTCTATTGCCTTGGTATATTGACACATTAAAGAGAACTAACCCCGGTTCATATTGCATTCTTGACTCTCTTGATAATCGTTTTCGTCGATTGTTTATATCTTATGGGGCTTGCATAAACGGCTTCAAATATTGTCGACCTATGTTGTTCCTTGATGGGACTTTtattaaaaacaagtataagggGATGCTATTGGGTGCTTGTGCTAAAACAGGGAACAAAG ATGTTTTCCCATTTGCCTTTGCCATTGTTGATGCTGAAAGTAAAGAGAATTGGAGGTGGTTCCTTGAACATTTGGCAATAATCTTGGCGAGCGACTACCGGACTATTGTATTCATGACAGACCGTGGAGCTGGTCTTTTGGATGGTGTGAAAGAGGTGTTTCCAAATGCGCCTCACTCCTACTGTATCAAGCATCTAAAGGACAATTTGAATGGCAGGTATCCAAGTTCCTATGGTTCTACTTTTAAGGAACACATTGTGAGATTGTTTACACAAGCTGCATATGCTAGGACTTTAGATATCTTCAATGAAAAGTTGGAAGAATTTAGGAAGCAAAGTCGTGGGCAGGGTCAGTCCTTTCTTGCTAACTTGCCACCCGAAAACTATGCTATTGCTTGCTTCCCTGCTAAAAGATATGGCGAAATGAGTAATTCTTTGGCAGAGAGCTTCAACAACATGGTCAAGGATGAGAGATGCATGCCGCTGCCTCAGTTGCTTGAAGGCATTCGTGTGAGAGTTATGGAGATTTTTTGTGAAAGGAAGGTTCAATCTTCTACTTGGAGGAGTGTGCTATGTCCTAAGCTTGAGAAAAAGTTGTCGAAAAGGATAGAAACAGGGAGAAATTGGAGAGTTAGCCAgtctactaatgatatttttgaagttTGTACAGAGGATAGCAATGTCATGGTGAACTTGGTTGAGAGGGAGTGTTCTTGTGCTTGGTGGCAGTTTAGGTGCTTCCCATGTTCTCATGCAGTTCAAGTAATGCAGAAGGCGAACCGTATCCCTTACCGTTACATTGAAGATTACTGGAAGACCTCATTCTATAGAAGTGCTCATGATCTTCCTATTTTTCCAGTCCCGGATCTTGATAAGCCCAATCCTAGTAGTTTTGGTGATTCAGCTTTGCAGCCTCCCAAGACTCGAAAACCTCCCGGAAGACCACGGACAAGGAGGATCAAGTCGTTTGGGGAAGAGTCCAGACCAGTGAAATGCACACGGTGTGATCAACTTGGCCACCACAATCGCAGGTCATGCAATGTGGCGATCTGA
- the LOC112203764 gene encoding uncharacterized protein LOC112203764, with protein sequence MSKSTFGRFTYGTETILLPLSSSTTYENLCAKISSRFRNLKDGQFVFRYALNDCPNCYLECDDDILIMLDIFQLLNFPFIDIHVLNVGACSKMCVDKQEIAATVDTAIVNIPELVDEDHASSDDSNLEDDNNMIIGNFVSNKSKRKYMSSDWNDNIYKIGQVFIGGAVEFRDKLCKFAVEKGFEFNYVKNDKCRVSATCAKKDSDGCEWYVYASLNKASGYFHIIKLVNNHSCVGVVRHQNHKRLGSKVISTIMADKVRSDPVTSLY encoded by the coding sequence ATGTCAAAGTCAACATTTGGAAGATTTACATATGGGACAGAGACTATTCTTTTACCGTTGTCATCAAGCACCAcgtatgaaaatttgtgtgcCAAAATTTCCTCAAGGTTTCGAAACCTCAAGGATGGTCAATTTGTTTTTAGATATGCACTTAACGATTGCCCCAATTGCTACTTAGAGTGTGACGATGATATTTTGATCATGTTGGATATCTTCCAACTGCTAAATTTTCCCTTTATAGATATACATGTTCTTAATGTTGGAGCTTGTTCCAAGATGTGTGTCGATAAACAGGAAATTGCTGCTACTGTGGATACTGCTATTGTTAATATCCCTGAACTTGTTGATGAAGATCATGCTAGTAGTGATGATTCAAACCTTGAGGATGACAACAACATGATAATTGGAAATTTTGTGAGCAACAAGTCTAAAAGGAAGTATATGTCTAGTGATTGGAATGACAATATATATAAGATTGGTCAAGTTTTCATTGGTGGTGCCGTCGAATTTCGGGATAAGTTGTGCAAGTTTGCAGTTGAGAAGGGGTTTGAGTTTAACTATGTTAAGAATGACAAGTGCCGTGTTAGTGCTACTTGTGCCAAGAAAGATTCCGATGGGTGTGAATGGTATGTTTATGCTTCCTTAAACAAGGCTAGTGGTTATTTCCATATAATAAAGTTGGTGAATAATCATTCTTGTGTTGGTGTTGTCCGGCATCAAAATCATAAGAGGTTAGGATCCAAAGTTATTTCCACTATTATGGCTGATAAAGTCAGATCCGATCCTGTGACTAGTTTGTACTAA